From one Bacteroides eggerthii genomic stretch:
- a CDS encoding TonB-dependent receptor plug domain-containing protein encodes MTLLTKVLGGCCACLFYFATLSLSAQEAVSDTITGKVHQIDKVTVTARKLPNKITSAVPIQTLSQQDISQLGIQNMADAVRRFAGANVKDYGGIGGLKTVSIRNMGAAHTAVSYDGVVVSNCQAGQIDIGRFPLDNVSVLSLNIGQPEDLLQSARMYASAGVLSIETEKPHFDDGRSSVFRVQMRGGSFGYVSPSFRWWQKLGNRTRLSLDTNYMRADGNYPFTLVNGKYVTEEKRNNSAIYSYQAEPTLFHTFKDSSNLELKAYYFYSKRGLPGAVTLYNPISDETLWDENSFVQVRYKKQFSPRWSMQVQAKYNHGWNKYEDEGNEYADGLYRAVHRQDEYYLSATALYRPWNALSLSLAQDGAINKLRSNLPDCPFPTRYTSLTAFNARYRQGMVTATGSLIYTNITERVKVGDAPADFQRLVPSFTVSLQPWQEQLFFLRLMYKSTFRTPTFNDLYYYRLGNRSLRPEKANEYNIGITWSKPFVSFLNYFSVTIDGYYNDVTDKIVAFPTTYAWKMANYGKVRATGIDATLAAATSLSKNITLVISGGYTFQKAIDLTDPTSKSYKDQLPYTPEHSGNVSAILEMLWVNVGYSIVGVSERYSMSQNIPENRIDGYMEHTVNLSKDFSLKRCKLRLQAEIVNLTDTQYDVIKYYPMPGRSWRLTGTIEF; translated from the coding sequence ATGACATTGCTAACCAAAGTGCTGGGGGGATGTTGTGCCTGTCTTTTCTATTTTGCTACGCTTTCTCTTTCAGCGCAGGAGGCGGTGTCGGATACAATTACGGGGAAGGTACACCAAATAGATAAAGTTACTGTGACAGCCCGTAAACTGCCCAATAAAATAACTTCAGCAGTTCCTATTCAGACTTTGTCGCAACAGGACATTAGCCAACTGGGTATACAGAATATGGCTGATGCTGTCCGTCGTTTTGCTGGTGCTAATGTAAAGGACTACGGAGGGATAGGTGGTTTGAAAACAGTTTCTATCCGCAATATGGGAGCGGCGCATACGGCTGTCAGCTATGACGGAGTTGTTGTGAGTAACTGTCAGGCGGGGCAAATAGACATTGGTCGTTTTCCATTGGACAATGTCTCTGTACTCTCTTTGAATATCGGTCAGCCGGAAGATTTATTGCAATCGGCGCGTATGTATGCATCGGCAGGTGTGTTAAGCATTGAAACGGAGAAACCTCATTTTGACGATGGACGTAGCTCGGTATTCAGGGTACAGATGAGAGGTGGCTCTTTCGGTTATGTCAGTCCCTCATTTCGTTGGTGGCAAAAACTGGGTAACCGTACCCGGCTTTCATTGGATACCAATTATATGCGGGCTGATGGGAATTACCCGTTCACATTAGTCAATGGAAAATATGTGACGGAAGAGAAACGCAATAATTCAGCCATTTACAGCTATCAGGCTGAACCTACTTTATTCCATACTTTCAAGGATAGCAGTAATCTGGAATTGAAAGCCTATTACTTCTATTCAAAACGAGGATTACCCGGAGCGGTTACACTTTATAATCCGATTTCGGATGAGACACTTTGGGATGAAAACTCGTTTGTACAAGTACGCTATAAAAAGCAATTCTCGCCGCGATGGTCTATGCAGGTACAAGCTAAGTATAATCATGGGTGGAATAAGTATGAAGATGAGGGTAATGAATATGCAGATGGTCTGTATCGTGCCGTTCATCGGCAAGACGAGTATTATCTGTCGGCAACCGCATTATACCGTCCATGGAATGCTTTATCTTTATCTTTGGCACAAGACGGAGCCATTAATAAGTTGCGCAGTAATTTGCCTGACTGCCCTTTCCCTACAAGATATACTTCACTGACAGCCTTCAATGCACGTTACCGGCAAGGTATGGTAACCGCTACCGGCTCGTTGATTTATACAAATATTACAGAACGGGTGAAGGTAGGTGATGCACCTGCTGATTTTCAGCGTTTGGTACCCTCTTTTACAGTCAGTTTACAGCCATGGCAGGAACAGTTGTTCTTTTTGCGATTGATGTATAAAAGTACTTTCCGTACGCCTACATTCAATGATTTGTATTATTATCGATTGGGTAATAGGAGCCTGCGTCCCGAAAAGGCCAATGAATATAATATTGGGATAACATGGAGCAAGCCTTTTGTGTCTTTCCTCAATTATTTTTCGGTTACTATCGATGGTTATTATAATGATGTAACCGATAAAATTGTTGCATTTCCCACCACCTATGCCTGGAAGATGGCTAACTATGGAAAAGTTCGTGCCACAGGAATAGATGCTACTTTGGCAGCAGCGACTTCATTGAGCAAAAATATCACACTTGTCATATCCGGTGGATATACTTTTCAGAAAGCTATTGACTTGACTGATCCCACTTCCAAGAGTTATAAAGACCAATTACCTTACACGCCGGAGCACAGCGGGAACGTATCTGCTATCCTGGAAATGTTGTGGGTAAATGTAGGATACTCCATAGTAGGGGTGAGTGAGCGATATAGTATGTCACAGAATATACCGGAGAATAGGATTGATGGTTATATGGAACATACGGTCAATTTGTCCAAAGATTTTTCTTTGAAGCGTTGCAAACTTCGCTTACAGGCAGAAATTGTCAATCTGACAGATACACAGTATGACGTGATAAAATATTATCCTATGCCGGGACGTTCGTGGCGACTGACGGGGACAATTGAATTTTAA
- a CDS encoding Cof-type HAD-IIB family hydrolase, with product MKYKLLVLDVDGTLLNNEKEISKRTLASLLKVQQMGIRIALASGRPTYGLMPLAKILELGNYGGFIVSYNGCQIINAQNGEILFERRINPEMLPYLEKKAHKNGFAIFTYHDDTLLTDSPNNEHIRTEAKLNNLKIINEEDFSIAIDFAPCKCMLVSDDEEALTGLEEHWKRRLNGTLDVFRSEPYFLEVVPCGIDKANTLGALLSHLNITREEVIAIGDGVCDVNMLQIAGLGIAMGHSQDSVKVCADYVTASNEEDGVAQAVEKMILAEVHASEIPLDLLNAQARHALMGNLGIQYTYASENRIEATMPVDHRTRQPFGILHGGATLALTETVAGLGSMITCQPDEIIVGMQVSGNHISSAHEGDTVRAVATIVHKGRSSHVWNVDVFTSTNKLVSSVRVVNSVLKKR from the coding sequence ATGAAATATAAATTATTAGTTCTTGACGTAGACGGAACGCTTCTCAACAATGAGAAAGAAATAAGCAAACGCACGCTTGCATCATTGCTTAAAGTACAACAAATGGGAATACGTATCGCATTGGCTTCCGGCAGACCTACATACGGTCTCATGCCATTAGCAAAAATACTGGAACTGGGTAATTATGGAGGTTTTATTGTTTCTTACAACGGTTGTCAGATAATCAACGCACAAAACGGAGAAATCTTGTTTGAGCGACGAATTAACCCGGAAATGCTGCCTTATTTAGAGAAGAAAGCACATAAAAACGGTTTCGCCATATTCACTTACCACGATGATACTCTATTGACAGATAGTCCCAACAATGAACATATCCGCACCGAAGCCAAACTGAATAACCTGAAAATCATTAATGAAGAAGATTTCTCCATAGCCATAGACTTTGCACCATGCAAATGTATGTTGGTTAGTGACGACGAAGAAGCATTAACCGGATTGGAAGAGCATTGGAAAAGGCGTTTAAACGGAACTTTGGATGTTTTTCGTTCAGAACCATACTTTTTAGAGGTCGTGCCATGCGGAATTGATAAAGCAAACACCTTAGGTGCTTTATTGTCACATCTGAACATCACTCGTGAGGAAGTTATTGCTATTGGAGACGGAGTATGCGATGTCAACATGCTTCAAATAGCTGGTTTAGGCATAGCCATGGGACATTCGCAAGACTCTGTAAAAGTCTGTGCCGACTACGTGACGGCTTCCAACGAAGAAGACGGTGTTGCCCAGGCTGTTGAAAAAATGATTTTGGCAGAAGTTCATGCCTCAGAAATACCTCTCGATCTGCTAAACGCACAAGCACGCCATGCCCTGATGGGCAACTTGGGCATCCAATACACCTACGCTTCGGAAAATCGCATAGAAGCAACCATGCCCGTAGACCATCGCACCCGTCAGCCTTTCGGTATTCTGCATGGTGGCGCAACCCTTGCACTTACCGAAACCGTTGCCGGACTCGGCTCCATGATTACTTGCCAGCCCGATGAAATAATTGTGGGCATGCAAGTCAGTGGAAATCATATTTCCTCCGCACATGAAGGAGATACCGTACGAGCAGTAGCCACCATCGTACATAAAGGGCGTTCATCGCATGTGTGGAATGTAGACGTATTTACTTCTACTAATAAACTTGTCTCTTCTGTCAGAGTAGTAAATAGCGTATTAAAAAAAAGATAA
- a CDS encoding DUF5989 family protein — translation MDLIKELFIYIYSQRKWWLAPIILLLLIIGLFVIFADTAIAPFIYTLF, via the coding sequence ATGGATTTAATAAAGGAACTATTTATATACATATACTCACAACGGAAATGGTGGCTTGCACCAATCATTCTGTTGCTGTTGATAATTGGGCTATTCGTAATCTTTGCAGATACTGCAATAGCACCATTCATTTACACATTATTCTGA
- a CDS encoding YncE family protein codes for MKVRSLLVGMLCMLALSVSFASCSDDDDDLLDDSGSTVALPQVRAFFMNAGSYGANNANIAFYAPNGGADFVSDIFQKQNKAKLGDMGQTMIEYNECMYVAVYGSNYLVKLNAAGVEQARTSFVDDKELSAGIRFIDAEDGYIYASFHGGVVAKINANTLKVEKKLTIEQGYNLEGVAISNNMLYVANSYKQVDGKYIYLTDVFVIDLKNFTLKETLTVASNPNVLMEEDDKLFLIAWDYSSTAGYVLQMIDPADGNKVTTIGNATFMSADDDIVYFVNSLTIWGNPPTATNTFSTYNIKTKKLNEISFLKNAPEELATTCLSMLQVNDNNGDIYIGTTFFSAGNGNIYRFKKDGTFVEKFDCGGQNPNSAVFFN; via the coding sequence ATGAAAGTAAGAAGTTTATTAGTCGGCATGCTTTGCATGCTTGCGTTGAGTGTTTCATTCGCATCTTGTAGTGATGATGACGATGATTTGTTGGATGATTCAGGTTCGACGGTTGCTTTGCCGCAAGTGCGTGCTTTTTTTATGAATGCAGGTTCATATGGTGCTAACAATGCAAACATTGCTTTTTATGCTCCTAACGGTGGTGCTGATTTTGTCAGTGATATATTCCAGAAACAGAATAAGGCTAAGTTGGGAGACATGGGGCAGACGATGATTGAATACAATGAATGTATGTATGTAGCAGTATATGGTTCCAACTATTTGGTGAAACTGAATGCGGCCGGTGTGGAGCAGGCCCGCACGTCATTTGTGGATGATAAAGAGCTGTCGGCAGGTATTCGTTTTATTGATGCTGAGGATGGCTATATCTATGCTTCTTTTCATGGAGGTGTGGTTGCAAAGATCAATGCCAATACATTGAAGGTAGAAAAGAAATTAACCATCGAACAGGGCTATAATCTGGAAGGCGTAGCGATAAGTAATAATATGCTTTATGTTGCCAATTCTTATAAGCAAGTGGACGGGAAATATATTTATCTGACTGACGTATTTGTAATAGACTTGAAAAACTTTACTTTGAAAGAAACGTTGACCGTAGCGTCGAACCCTAATGTGTTGATGGAGGAAGATGACAAGTTATTCTTAATAGCATGGGACTACTCCTCAACAGCAGGTTATGTTTTGCAGATGATTGATCCGGCTGATGGAAACAAGGTAACAACAATCGGTAATGCAACCTTTATGTCGGCTGATGATGATATAGTTTATTTTGTGAACTCTTTGACTATTTGGGGAAATCCTCCGACTGCTACTAACACTTTCAGTACTTATAATATCAAAACAAAGAAACTGAACGAAATCTCATTCTTAAAGAATGCACCGGAAGAACTGGCCACAACATGTCTTTCCATGTTGCAGGTGAATGATAATAACGGTGATATTTATATTGGCACTACTTTCTTCTCAGCGGGTAATGGCAACATCTACCGCTTCAAGAAAGATGGAACTTTTGTAGAAAAGTTCGATTGTGGTGGTCAGAATCCTAATTCTGCCGTATTCTTTAATTAA
- a CDS encoding iron ABC transporter permease — translation MSRGGKYGIGLGIVIALLFVANLLVGSVPIPVSDVFHILLGGEGGKASWRFIVWEARLPQAMTALLCGSALAVCGLMLQTAFKNPLAGPSILGINSGASLGVAFVMLLFGGSISAGTFSLSGFFSVLAGAFVGAMLIMGLILFFSTLLKSNVMLLITGIMIGYIASSAIALLNFFATAEGVQSYMIWGLGNFGGVSLQQMPAFASVTVAGLFGSLLLIKPLNALLLGERYAENLGVNIGRVRNWLLVITGLLTAITTAFCGPVAFIGLAVPHIARMILRTANHNSLLPVTILSGGAVALLCNLICVLPGEAGIIPLNAVTPIIGAPVIIYVIVSQRNPQHFN, via the coding sequence ATGAGTAGAGGAGGAAAATATGGTATCGGATTAGGAATAGTAATTGCATTGCTGTTTGTTGCTAATCTGTTGGTGGGATCGGTTCCGATTCCCGTATCCGATGTCTTTCATATACTTCTTGGAGGTGAAGGCGGGAAGGCAAGTTGGCGTTTTATCGTGTGGGAAGCTCGTCTGCCTCAGGCCATGACGGCATTGCTCTGCGGGAGTGCGCTGGCTGTTTGTGGATTGATGCTGCAAACAGCTTTCAAGAATCCGTTGGCAGGTCCGTCTATTTTGGGCATTAATTCCGGAGCCAGCTTGGGAGTGGCGTTTGTGATGCTGCTGTTTGGTGGTAGCATATCGGCCGGTACTTTCAGCTTGTCTGGTTTCTTTTCCGTATTGGCGGGAGCTTTTGTTGGAGCTATGCTGATAATGGGACTTATTCTTTTCTTTTCTACGTTATTGAAGAGCAATGTCATGCTGCTGATAACAGGTATCATGATAGGTTACATCGCTTCGTCTGCAATCGCTTTGCTGAACTTCTTTGCTACGGCAGAGGGGGTGCAGTCTTATATGATATGGGGATTGGGTAACTTTGGAGGCGTCTCTTTGCAGCAGATGCCTGCTTTTGCATCGGTAACTGTTGCAGGATTGTTTGGTTCTTTATTACTGATAAAACCCTTGAATGCATTGTTGCTGGGTGAACGCTATGCGGAGAACTTAGGAGTCAATATCGGTCGTGTGCGCAATTGGCTGTTGGTCATCACCGGTTTGCTGACTGCCATAACTACCGCTTTTTGCGGACCGGTCGCATTTATTGGCCTTGCTGTGCCTCATATAGCCCGCATGATATTGCGGACTGCCAATCATAATTCTTTGCTACCCGTTACTATTTTGAGTGGAGGGGCGGTGGCTCTGCTTTGCAATCTTATCTGTGTCCTGCCCGGTGAGGCCGGTATTATTCCTTTGAATGCGGTTACACCGATTATTGGAGCGCCGGTAATCATCTATGTGATCGTCAGCCAAAGAAATCCGCAACATTTTAACTGA
- a CDS encoding ATP-binding protein → MQIHNNTLIAECSAYDFKEMLERKKVKSWLKSVSAFANTDGGSLFYGVNDDGVIVGLENPQADADFISEMIKARLDPVPEVQLIPIEHEGHTLLEVKVKAGTLTPYYYYQDGTRTAYMRIGNESVECNSQQLLSLVLKGTHMTWDSLPTQVDASKHSFIILANTFREQTHQEWNDKYLESFGLVTPDGKLTNAGLLFVDNCTVFQSRIFCTRWTGLYKDDAISSVEHRANLVLLLKYGMDFIKNYTMSGWVKMPNYRLNLLDYSDRAIFEGLVNHLIHRDYTVMGGEVHIDIYDDRVELVSPGAMLDGTQIQDRDIYKVPSMRRNPVIADVFTQLDYMEKRGSGLRKMRELTEKLPNFLQGKEPQYQTEATSFYTTFYNLNWNENGRIPVEEVANRVNSTLEKYPVNKESSVKKYPVNENSTPKKYPVKRNTNKPVGRTAQRIIDMVISNPMITREKMANELGISLDGVKKQIKNLRDRGILIHEGSDKAGYWRIVINPQTEQ, encoded by the coding sequence ATGCAGATACATAACAATACATTGATAGCGGAATGCTCGGCTTACGATTTCAAGGAAATGTTGGAGCGTAAGAAAGTGAAGTCGTGGCTTAAATCCGTATCGGCTTTTGCCAACACGGACGGTGGCAGCTTGTTCTATGGAGTGAACGATGACGGAGTGATTGTAGGTTTGGAGAATCCACAAGCCGATGCTGATTTTATCAGTGAAATGATAAAGGCAAGACTTGACCCTGTGCCGGAAGTTCAACTTATTCCGATAGAACACGAAGGGCATACCCTGCTTGAAGTTAAAGTAAAGGCAGGAACGCTTACACCTTATTATTACTATCAGGATGGAACACGTACCGCATACATGCGAATTGGCAATGAAAGCGTGGAATGTAATTCGCAACAACTTCTTTCATTGGTATTGAAAGGTACGCACATGACTTGGGATTCACTGCCTACCCAAGTGGATGCCAGCAAACATTCTTTCATCATCCTTGCCAATACTTTCCGTGAGCAAACCCATCAGGAATGGAATGACAAGTATCTGGAATCATTCGGGCTGGTAACTCCTGACGGCAAACTGACCAATGCAGGATTGCTGTTTGTGGATAATTGCACGGTATTTCAATCGCGTATTTTCTGCACCCGTTGGACTGGACTCTATAAGGATGATGCCATCAGTTCCGTAGAACATCGGGCTAACCTTGTGCTGCTCTTAAAATATGGTATGGATTTCATCAAAAACTATACCATGAGCGGCTGGGTGAAGATGCCAAACTATCGCCTTAACCTCCTCGACTATTCCGACCGTGCCATCTTCGAAGGATTGGTAAACCATCTTATCCATAGAGATTATACCGTGATGGGCGGTGAAGTACATATCGATATTTACGATGACCGTGTAGAACTGGTATCACCGGGCGCAATGCTTGACGGAACACAGATTCAAGACCGTGACATATACAAAGTGCCGTCCATGCGCCGCAACCCCGTCATTGCGGATGTGTTCACACAGTTGGATTATATGGAAAAACGTGGTTCCGGCTTGCGCAAAATGCGAGAATTGACGGAAAAACTACCCAACTTCCTGCAAGGAAAAGAACCGCAATATCAAACGGAAGCGACTTCTTTCTATACCACGTTCTATAATCTGAACTGGAACGAAAACGGAAGAATTCCTGTGGAAGAAGTAGCCAACAGGGTAAATAGTACCCTCGAAAAGTACCCTGTAAACAAAGAAAGTTCGGTGAAAAAGTACCCTGTAAACGAAAATAGTACCCCCAAAAAGTACCCTGTAAAAAGGAATACTAACAAACCTGTTGGTAGAACGGCTCAGCGTATAATAGATATGGTTATATCTAACCCGATGATAACTCGTGAAAAAATGGCAAATGAATTGGGGATCTCTTTGGATGGTGTCAAGAAACAGATAAAGAATCTTCGAGATAGAGGCATTCTCATCCATGAAGGTTCTGATAAAGCTGGCTATTGGCGCATTGTAATTAATCCTCAAACTGAGCAATAA
- a CDS encoding carbamoyltransferase has protein sequence MVVLGITAYYHDSSAALIVNGQIVAGALEERFSRKKHDNRFPILAIQFCMEYAGISLDDVDIITFYEKPFRKFERIIKDSIVYAPKSYDRFLKSVPIWLKERLNMRKTIKKELKEVYSRVKADIRFVDHHLAHAANAYFLSPYQDAAILVLDAVGEDSTTSIYSVSNDKITLIQQQIYPNSIGLLYSAFTYFLGFKVNSDEYKVMGLAPYGNKNSEETNRFVSIIKDNLVEIHEDGGIVLNTKYFSFMYSDKMVNDKKWERLFGLSKRDVGEEITISHKNLALAIQLITEEIFCKLAVTVKNIVGKTNLCISGGCALNCAANGVLLKTHLFDNIYVPYAPDDSGCAIGAALVCSSLMNGKIEDTSFIGPEYDDKRIVAAIEYNGLIYKHLKDAELCDKVTELLHEGKVVGWYQGRMEFGPRALGNRSILADPRNTEMKDKINSKIKFREEFRPFAPVVLDKYADEIMELHGTESEHMMFTYTMKKKGFDAVTHEDMSARTQILHREYNNKLYKLLEAFYEKTECPMLLNTSFNVMGEPIVCTPEDAIRTYLNSGLDALVIGNNLIKK, from the coding sequence ATGGTCGTATTGGGAATAACTGCATATTATCATGATTCGTCTGCTGCACTAATAGTGAATGGACAAATCGTAGCTGGAGCGTTGGAGGAACGTTTCAGCAGAAAGAAACATGATAACAGGTTCCCGATTTTGGCTATTCAGTTTTGTATGGAATACGCAGGAATATCATTAGATGATGTGGATATTATTACTTTCTACGAGAAACCATTCAGGAAGTTCGAACGCATCATTAAGGATAGTATTGTTTATGCTCCCAAAAGTTATGATCGTTTCTTGAAGTCTGTTCCTATATGGCTCAAAGAACGACTGAATATGCGAAAGACCATAAAGAAAGAATTGAAAGAAGTCTATAGTCGTGTTAAGGCTGACATTCGATTTGTTGATCATCATCTCGCACATGCAGCTAACGCATATTTCCTATCACCATATCAGGATGCTGCAATACTGGTATTGGATGCGGTTGGTGAGGATTCTACAACATCTATTTATAGTGTGTCTAACGATAAAATTACTTTGATTCAACAGCAAATTTATCCCAACTCCATAGGACTATTGTATTCTGCCTTTACGTATTTCTTGGGATTCAAAGTGAACTCTGATGAATACAAGGTCATGGGATTAGCACCATACGGCAACAAGAATTCGGAAGAAACAAATCGCTTTGTCAGTATAATCAAGGATAATCTTGTAGAGATTCATGAGGATGGAGGTATTGTGCTCAATACAAAGTACTTCTCTTTCATGTATTCCGATAAGATGGTCAATGACAAGAAGTGGGAAAGGTTATTTGGTCTCAGTAAACGAGATGTTGGAGAAGAAATTACCATATCTCACAAGAACCTTGCTTTGGCAATACAGTTAATTACGGAAGAGATTTTCTGTAAGTTAGCAGTTACTGTAAAGAACATAGTGGGTAAGACAAATCTATGTATCTCAGGCGGTTGCGCTTTGAATTGTGCTGCCAATGGTGTATTACTAAAGACTCACTTGTTTGACAATATATATGTGCCTTATGCTCCTGATGATTCTGGATGTGCTATTGGTGCAGCATTAGTTTGCTCATCATTGATGAATGGTAAGATTGAGGATACTTCATTCATAGGTCCTGAGTATGATGATAAGCGTATCGTGGCAGCAATTGAATATAACGGATTGATATACAAGCATCTTAAAGATGCAGAATTGTGTGACAAAGTAACAGAACTGTTGCATGAAGGAAAAGTCGTCGGTTGGTACCAAGGCAGAATGGAGTTTGGACCACGAGCTTTGGGTAACAGAAGTATTCTTGCAGATCCGAGGAATACAGAGATGAAAGACAAGATCAACTCCAAGATTAAATTTCGTGAAGAGTTCCGTCCGTTTGCACCTGTAGTACTGGATAAGTATGCAGATGAGATAATGGAACTACACGGAACAGAAAGCGAACACATGATGTTCACCTACACAATGAAGAAAAAGGGATTTGATGCAGTTACTCATGAAGATATGAGTGCAAGAACTCAGATTCTACATAGAGAATATAATAACAAGCTATATAAATTGCTTGAAGCATTCTATGAAAAAACAGAATGCCCGATGTTACTGAACACAAGTTTCAATGTCATGGGTGAACCTATAGTATGCACTCCGGAAGATGCAATTAGGACTTACTTAAACTCTGGTTTGGATGCTTTGGTAATAGGTAATAATTTGATAAAGAAGTGA
- a CDS encoding DUF4250 domain-containing protein: protein MKLPEDPMMLYSFINMKLRDFYPSLDALCEDMNVERDEIVRTLKTVGFEYNPARNRFW from the coding sequence ATGAAATTACCCGAAGATCCGATGATGCTGTATAGCTTCATCAATATGAAGTTACGTGATTTTTATCCTTCACTGGATGCACTTTGTGAAGATATGAATGTAGAAAGAGACGAAATTGTCCGGACGCTGAAAACGGTGGGATTTGAGTATAATCCTGCACGAAACAGATTCTGGTAA
- a CDS encoding ABC transporter substrate-binding protein: MKKIALSVFIGMVVLFLSACGGRSKATSALVTGDTIPLRYAENLTLVAYPEYTVATLRNPWDTLRTLHTYILVPAAEPLPAHLPQGTVVRTPLSKAVVYSSVHCGLVNNLGAFNSIGGICDLKYIKLPVVQEGVERGTIVDCGDGMNPDMEKIIDLHPDAILLSPFENSGGYGRIEKLNIPIIECADYMETSALGRAEWMRFYGLLFGAAPKADSLFAEVDSCYKRLQHRAMLSSVSLSVVSELKSGSAWYVPGGRSTMGRLFNDACGRYVFAEDKHSGSIPLAFETVFDKAGDADVWIIKYNRDRDMSYSDLKTDYIGYTGFKAFKTRNIYGCNTAKVPFYEETPFRPDYLLADLIQILHPEIGDLGGLRYFCKLNE; the protein is encoded by the coding sequence ATGAAAAAGATAGCATTATCTGTTTTTATAGGGATGGTAGTCTTGTTTCTTTCCGCTTGTGGCGGAAGGAGCAAGGCTACTTCTGCTTTAGTAACCGGAGACACCATCCCTCTGCGCTATGCCGAGAACCTTACTTTAGTGGCCTATCCCGAATATACCGTCGCTACTTTGCGCAACCCCTGGGATACTTTAAGAACGCTACACACCTATATCTTAGTGCCTGCTGCTGAACCCTTACCCGCACATTTGCCGCAAGGTACGGTGGTGCGTACCCCGCTTTCCAAAGCAGTAGTCTATTCGTCGGTACATTGCGGACTGGTGAACAATTTGGGAGCTTTCAACAGTATCGGTGGTATCTGCGACTTGAAATATATCAAACTGCCAGTCGTGCAGGAAGGCGTTGAACGGGGAACTATTGTCGATTGCGGTGACGGCATGAATCCTGATATGGAAAAGATTATCGACCTGCATCCTGATGCCATTCTGCTTTCTCCGTTTGAAAATAGTGGTGGTTACGGGCGCATTGAGAAGCTGAATATTCCCATTATTGAATGTGCTGATTATATGGAAACTTCCGCTTTGGGACGTGCTGAATGGATGCGTTTTTATGGATTGCTGTTCGGTGCAGCTCCAAAAGCTGATAGTCTTTTTGCTGAAGTAGATAGCTGTTATAAGCGGCTCCAACATCGTGCTATGCTTTCGTCGGTCTCTCTGTCGGTTGTCAGCGAGCTGAAAAGTGGTTCTGCATGGTATGTACCGGGTGGACGTAGCACGATGGGACGTCTTTTTAATGACGCTTGTGGACGGTATGTTTTTGCGGAAGACAAACATAGCGGTTCCATTCCCTTAGCTTTTGAAACGGTCTTTGATAAGGCCGGTGATGCTGATGTTTGGATTATCAAGTACAATCGCGACCGCGATATGAGCTATTCTGATTTGAAAACCGATTATATTGGTTATACGGGTTTTAAGGCATTCAAAACGCGGAATATTTACGGATGTAACACTGCGAAAGTTCCTTTTTATGAAGAAACTCCTTTCCGCCCGGACTATCTGCTGGCGGATTTGATACAGATTCTTCACCCCGAAATAGGAGATTTGGGAGGTTTGCGTTATTTTTGCAAATTGAATGAGTAG